A single window of Rhipicephalus microplus isolate Deutch F79 chromosome 5, USDA_Rmic, whole genome shotgun sequence DNA harbors:
- the LOC119174306 gene encoding uncharacterized protein LOC119174306, whose translation MEVTGVAPSRKCAWAIGTLFVIGMILIGQSSAEGAKGVTILDCIRQEIPATVSPKFQECVDNVTIGSFYKFMTGLQCILRLANAIRPDRFVDTALLFSAVGDFKGTRFELAVDKCASPPMLAIKFTTCLFTRFQEVCKTRVKKPG comes from the exons ATGGAGGTCACCGGTGTGGCGCCGTCGCGAAAGTGCGCCTGGGCCATAGGGACTTTGTTTGTCATCG GAATGATACTGATTGGACAGTCGTCTGCAGAAGGCGCTAAAGGAGTCACTATTCTGGATTGTATCAGACAGGAGATCCCGGCAACG GTTTCTCCAAAGTTCCAAGAGTGCGTGGACAACGTAACCATTGGGAGCTTCTACAAATTCATGACC GGTTTGCAATGCATCCTGAGGCTCGCGAATGCA ATTCGACCGGATCGCTTTGTCGACACCGCGCTGCTGTTCTCGGCGGTGGGGGACTTCAAGGGTACCCGGTTCGAGCTTGCAGTCGACAAGTGCGCCTCGCCGCCCATGCTG GCGATCAAGTTCACTACCTGCCTTTTCACTCGGTTTCAGGAG GTTTGCAAAACGAGAGTGAAGAAACCAGGATAG